One segment of Dolichospermum sp. DET69 DNA contains the following:
- a CDS encoding glutaminase, translating to MLGIKNINIHDLSIWVEQAKTQAAQGKVIERIPALTMVNPNSFAVHISCESGESYSLGDTDCVFPFMSAIKPFSLLYLLEHYGAKQVLQWVGVKPSNAPFNCLTQLKADNGYPRNSMINSGAITLADKLPGKNANECTQLFCEWLNKLAGTQLYIDKDILASVRDNRSQTNVDITNYLYETGNLNNIELSLDVYEQICCISGRVEDLSKLGKVLACESDFIKNKHRQIVNAVMLTCGLYEASAEYAVKIGLPMKSGIGGGLVTIIPTQGAIASYSPALDVTGNPVAGLALMETLSQNLQLSIFC from the coding sequence TTGCTAGGAATAAAAAACATCAATATACATGATTTATCTATTTGGGTAGAACAAGCAAAAACCCAAGCAGCACAAGGAAAAGTTATTGAACGTATTCCTGCATTAACTATGGTTAATCCTAACTCGTTTGCTGTTCACATAAGTTGTGAATCAGGAGAAAGTTACAGTTTAGGAGATACAGATTGTGTTTTTCCCTTCATGAGTGCAATTAAGCCATTTTCTTTATTATATCTGCTTGAACATTACGGAGCAAAACAGGTTTTACAGTGGGTTGGAGTTAAACCGTCGAATGCGCCTTTTAATTGTTTAACGCAATTAAAAGCAGATAATGGATATCCTCGGAACTCTATGATTAATAGTGGTGCTATTACTCTCGCTGATAAGTTACCAGGAAAAAATGCCAATGAATGTACACAATTGTTTTGTGAATGGTTAAATAAATTAGCAGGTACTCAATTATATATAGATAAAGATATTCTAGCTTCAGTTCGTGATAATCGCTCTCAGACAAATGTAGATATTACTAACTATCTCTATGAAACAGGAAACTTAAATAATATTGAATTATCTCTTGACGTTTATGAGCAAATATGCTGTATATCTGGACGTGTAGAAGATTTGTCTAAACTGGGAAAAGTATTAGCTTGTGAAAGCGATTTTATCAAAAATAAACACCGTCAGATTGTCAATGCAGTGATGTTAACTTGCGGATTATATGAAGCTTCCGCTGAGTATGCTGTGAAAATTGGTTTACCAATGAAATCAGGTATTGGTGGTGGACTTGTCACAATTATACCAACTCAGGGAGCGATTGCCAGCTACAGTCCTGCTTTAGATGTTACAGGTAATCCTGTAGCTGGTTTGGCATTAATGGAAACTTTATCTCAAAATTTGCAACTGAGTATTTTTTGTTAA